A genome region from Bacteroides stercoris ATCC 43183 includes the following:
- the atpA gene encoding F0F1 ATP synthase subunit alpha, which yields MSENIKVSEVSDILRKQLEGIDTRVQLDEIGTVLQVSDGVARIYGLRNAEANELLEFDNGIKAIVMNLEEDNVGAVLLGPTDKIKEGFVVKRTKRIASIMVGEGMLGRVIDPLGEPLDGKGLIGGELCEMPLERKAPGVIYRQPVNQPLQTGLKAVDAMIPIGRGQRELIIGDRQTGKTAIAIDTIINQRANYDAGDPVYCIYVAIGQKGSTVASIVNTLRENGAMDYTIVVAATAGDPAALQYYAPFAGAAIGEYFRDTGRHALVVYDDLSKQAVAYREVSLILRRPSGREAYPGDIFYLHSRLLERAAKIINQEEVAREMNDLPESLKGRVKGGGSLTALPIIETQAGDVSAYIPTNVISITDGQIFLDTNLFNQGNRPAIDVGISVSRVGGNAQIKAMKKVAGTLKIDQAQYRELEAFTKFSGDMDPVTALTIDKGQKNTRLLVQPQYSPMPVEKQIAILYCGTHGLLKDVPLDKVNEFERSFLEFLERDYQMEVLDVLKSGVIDDNVCKKIEETAAKAAKQFM from the coding sequence TTGTCTGAAAATATAAAAGTAAGCGAAGTCTCCGATATTCTGCGCAAACAGTTGGAAGGCATCGACACCCGCGTGCAACTGGATGAAATCGGTACGGTGCTGCAAGTCAGCGATGGCGTGGCGCGTATCTACGGGTTGCGTAATGCCGAAGCAAACGAGTTGCTGGAGTTTGACAACGGTATCAAAGCCATCGTGATGAACCTTGAAGAAGATAACGTAGGTGCTGTGTTGTTAGGCCCTACGGATAAAATCAAGGAAGGCTTCGTGGTGAAACGTACCAAGCGTATTGCTTCCATTATGGTAGGCGAGGGTATGTTGGGACGTGTTATCGACCCGTTGGGCGAACCGTTGGACGGCAAGGGGCTGATAGGCGGCGAGCTTTGCGAAATGCCGTTGGAGCGTAAAGCTCCGGGCGTTATTTACCGTCAGCCGGTAAACCAGCCGTTGCAGACCGGTCTGAAGGCTGTCGATGCCATGATTCCTATCGGCCGCGGGCAGCGTGAGCTGATTATCGGCGACCGTCAGACGGGTAAGACCGCGATTGCCATCGATACCATCATTAACCAGCGTGCCAACTACGACGCAGGCGACCCCGTATACTGTATCTACGTAGCTATCGGCCAGAAAGGTTCTACGGTAGCATCTATCGTAAATACACTGCGCGAGAACGGTGCGATGGATTACACCATCGTTGTGGCAGCTACGGCGGGCGACCCGGCTGCGTTGCAGTATTACGCCCCGTTTGCCGGCGCTGCAATCGGTGAGTATTTCCGCGATACCGGCCGTCATGCGCTGGTTGTTTATGACGACCTGTCCAAGCAGGCCGTGGCGTATCGTGAGGTATCCTTGATTTTGCGCCGTCCGTCCGGACGTGAAGCCTATCCGGGCGACATCTTCTACCTGCACTCCCGTCTGCTGGAGCGTGCGGCGAAGATTATCAACCAGGAAGAAGTGGCACGCGAGATGAACGACCTGCCCGAAAGCCTGAAAGGCAGAGTGAAGGGCGGCGGCTCATTGACGGCGCTTCCCATTATCGAAACGCAGGCGGGCGACGTGTCGGCTTACATCCCTACAAACGTAATCTCCATTACCGACGGACAGATATTCCTCGACACCAACCTCTTCAACCAGGGCAACCGTCCGGCTATCGACGTAGGTATCTCCGTGAGCCGTGTAGGCGGTAACGCCCAGATTAAGGCAATGAAGAAGGTGGCGGGTACGTTGAAGATAGACCAGGCACAGTATCGCGAACTGGAAGCATTCACCAAGTTCAGCGGCGATATGGACCCGGTTACTGCGCTCACCATCGACAAGGGCCAGAAGAATACCCGTTTGCTGGTACAGCCCCAGTACAGTCCGATGCCTGTAGAGAAGCAGATTGCCATTCTTTATTGTGGCACGCACGGTTTGCTGAAGGATGTGCCTTTGGACAAGGTGAATGAGTTTGAACGCAGTTTCCTCGAATTCCTTGAAAGAGATTATCAGATGGAGGTGCTCG